The Melanotaenia boesemani isolate fMelBoe1 chromosome 3, fMelBoe1.pri, whole genome shotgun sequence genome contains the following window.
TTCATCAAAATGTAGATAATAGGATTAAACAATGCTGAGCTCTTTGAAAAGAAGGAAGGGATGGCCATGGAAACAGCTGAGAAGGCAGCTCCTCTGTTTAAGAAGATCCATGCAGCATATGATGCATATGGGACCCATGCCAGAAGGAAGCCCAACACCATCAAGACACACATACGTGTCACTTCTTTCTCAGCTTTCTGAGTAGAAGCTGAGTCCTGCTGTTGGGCTGCAGCCTGGAAATGTGATCAACAACAGTTAATGTCAATGCTTTGTTCCTTATTGATTTCTGATTTAATGCTAGAATTAGATGTAGATCAAAgatgaaattattatttttattcaaaacaatTATCTACTGAACAGACACATTACTGAAACCACTGGCAGGCAGAGCTGGATGTCATGCTACAATAACTCTAGCTAAGGAGTGAGATATTTTAAAGAGCAAGTGAGAAGTCAGTACTTGTCATTGATGTCTTGAAAGGTTttctaaaaattaaatattaggAATAAGCAACTTTGATAAAGGCTAAATTGTGATTGTTAAACAAGTGAGTATTGCAACTATAGTGTCATAATACTAGAGTCGAAACTGACTCCTGTCCACTGCCCTCCAGTTTGACATTTTCCTTCAGATCACCCTGCAACACCATCATTCAGCATGCATGGAGACTCCACCTCGTATCTTATTGGACTTAAAGGATCTGCTACTAATATCTCTGTGACTTACAAATGAAGGCAGCTTTAAATGTCTGCTAGTGGAGTCCATACCTGGATGTTTCAGATCTGTCTATTGAATGTTGGGACACAAAATATTAGGCATGTAGTTTAGATATTGGAGGCTAATCAGTGTGTTTGTAAAATGACACAGCTAAGCCTGGAAATGGGGTTTTGGAAATACTCTCTATTAATGTAATAATAGTTTGTCATAAAAATAACTGCATATAAGTACACGCCTTTCATTAATTATATCAGAACAATATCATTTTAAACACTTACAGCTTTGACTGTCATCACAAGGCTTCCATATGTGAAGAAGATGGTAAAAACTGGGAAACAGAAGTGGCAGCTGAACATGTACATCACATATGCTTCGTTGTTGAAGCCTGGGGCCAGAGTATAATAGTCAGGTCCACAGGAAACCTGAATCCCCTCAGGAATATACCTGTGAAAAGAGAAATTACATCAACCCACTCTCTACATTGTTCTTtaatggtaaataaaaaaataaaaatcaaatttcCATTTAAGGATAGTTAAGCTGGAACAATAGAGTGCATtcctatttaaaaacattcacacatacaAGCCATTCCCCACACAACACATCCCCACATtatacacagaaaacaaccatcaCAACAGCCTTAATGCATACGTCATTATTAAGTACAATTATAGCTGTGGAATAAAAGCTGTACTTTAGGCCAGTGCTTCttaatccaggtcctcaggacccactacCCTGCAAGTCTTAGAGAGGTTCCTACTCTAAAGCACCTGATTCAGATGAATAAATTTCTTTATCAAGTTCCTGTTGAAAAGCCATTCATTTAAAGTagtgttatttttaaaacatgcagggcagtgggtcctgaggacctgggtTGAGGAACACTGCTTTGGGCAACTTGTCCTTGTCTTTATCATCTTATACTTCCTGTCTGATGACGGAGGCTGCATAATTACAGGAACTCCTTTTAGAAAACCTTTTAAGTAACTTCTTTAATCTTccaatataaataattttgtttagtaGCTTTAAAGATAGTAGCGGCCAAAGGGGCCACCACATGTGTTACTTGTCCAGTTAGCCTCTAGTAAAAGATCAAACCCAACATCTGATTAAGGTGTTTAGTGAGTAAAATGTTGGAATAGTCAGCACCCATGCATGTCACAGAACTGACATTACTTGACCTGAAGGACTTAAATACTGACTGATCCAGCATTTCTCTATCAAACACATGTCAATTTCATTACACTTTGTACCTGTCTTAAACCTTTtgcaaaggtttaaaaaaatgtttgtttcaagACAATTTTGAGTTCACAATCTTTATTCCAGACTTCCACCAAAACATCAAAGTTTCCACTCAGCTAACACAGATGTGGACATGCCTTGTAATATATTTTAGGGAATGATCTTATTACCTTGACCAGCCAACCAAAGGAGGAACAGCACAAGAGCAAGCCATGATCCAGGTGAAAGCACAGCCTACTGCAGAATGGCTGGCTGTAAATTTGAAACTTCCCATGGGTTTGCAGACCACAATGTATCTCTCAACAGCTAAGACCACAAGAGACCAGAGAGACACTTGACCTGTTGAACAAACACAAGAGCAGAAGTTGTGATAAGAAAGTACAGATCTCACCATCTACTATACCAGCAAATGGCTCATTTAGTCTGACAACTTTATTAACTACATAAAATTAATCAGGAATCAAGTAATGAAATAATCTACAAGTAGGGTGAGTTAAAGGTTTACCTCCCAATGTAGCAAAGAATCCTTCCATAGCACAGCTTGCAGGTCCCAAACTGAAATAACCAAACATGCAAGAGTAAATGGTGACTGTGAATCCAAAGGTGACCATGATCAGTCCAGCCACAGCCAAGTTGACCAGGATGAAGTTCAGAGGTTGTCGCAGCTTCTTGTTCTGAGCTGTGACCACCAATGTCAGAGCATTGATGGGGAAGCCAGTGCAGAATAGAAAAAACATGTAGGCACCCAGTAATTTGAAAAACCAGGGATCAGCCAAATAATACTGTGGATATTCAAAAGGACTCCTCACAAGCCCCGTCCTGTTGTTCATGGGGATATAGAAGTTCTTGCCTTCTGTGCCGTTCTCCATCTTCGCAGGTTTGGATCTGGATTAACAGAGTAGAGTAACCCTTGAGCTCAGTCTGTGCAGCTGCCTTTGCTCTCCAACTTCTTCCATGTGGATCTGGAGTCATGGTTATATAGCCCCTAGGGGACGTTATAAGAAGATGTGCTAAGAGGATCTGGGAATTCAAGCCATAATCTCTTAGTATAATTAAGTGTTAATCAGTGATTTCAGTGatctcttttgttgttttttagggCATGTTTGCTAACCGAAAGCATCAATGTCTCACACACATTGAAGAgaaactctttcagtttctcattttcatttttttctctccttcattGCTCTTTTGGGTAAAATTTTCACTAAACAGGtatgcatttatttaacatgacaaaactgcaGTGGCATACTGTTTGTTCCCGGAAACATGCAAAATCCGCCTTATCCGTCCCTACATCCGTTTTAAACGACCTTTCGTCAGACAAGTCCCCTTCAAACAAATGGAAACAACCTGCCAGTGGagatgtagacacttttaaatccaggttagaaacatttctttcttcatgCACCAATTCATGAATTGTGCACTGTATCCTTTAACATACCTAGACTGTtgtttgctttaaataaaatttccaaCTGCTGCTGCCTTTTATGAAAACCATTGTTAATTCTTCATACCATGACttgcttttctttcagttttatcAGTCAAATTCTATCTTAGATTATCTTGTTAGCATCTATTTTTGGTCTGACCTTTATAGTATTTAACTGGTGAACAATAGGAAGGACGGGGTGGCCCATGCAATCCTTCAGCAGAACCTAGACTCATGGTGATGACAGCGTTTTGATACAATTTTGGATAAGAAATTCAGGTTTATGTTCATATCATTCAGAGGAGGAACAGAAATAGCAAATGTGATCATAGAACCCAGTTGTGGAACACTGGAAGGCCATACTGGATGAAAGTTTTGCTAAGATGGGCAGATGCTTTTcttattatatttatgttttttaattgtttttttttttttcttttctaattctcctatttttaatgtttattttgcacattgctgtaatattttatgtaaaactctTGGAGTTGTTTTGCaaatgaaatgcattaaaaaaaataacctgcACTGCCTTCAGGGAGAAGCTTGTGGTCTTACTGGATcgcataataaaaagaagttctTCAGTACAAGGTGGGCAAATATTGAAAAATTTCCTGATGTCTTCATATTATAACAGGCAGTCAATAGCGACTGCAAGTGAGTTGATGAGTTAAAAAATGCATGATTAAGGTAGCTACAAGCACTTTACATGTTTCTCTAATAATAACCCTGATACATTTGCTGTTAAAGCTTGCATCTGTAGTAaatgttgctgtggtttgttgcaGGATCTCCCAGTAGCTCAAACATAAAAGGTACTCTATATTCCAACATTGGGTATACAGTAGATCCTATGTAGGATTGCCTGGTATCACCAATATGAAATATTAGTTAATATATGTTGTTAAACTGGCAGGTGACCATTTCAACACTTTGGCTGCTGGGCTATACTAGTCTGTACTTAAATAATGTCTACAACTGCCTTAGTCtaactcattttcatttacagaACTATATCAATGATAAAACGGATTAGCCCGGATTAAATTATGATGAGGGCACATTTTGACTGAAAATGTTTCAGCGTGCCTGTCTGGCTGTTTGGTAAATGATGTGATTGCAGCTTTTTCACAGCTGGTTAATGCTGCAGTACCAGCTTTATTTGATAGGGGCTAGAGCACTGTATGCAATCAGTAATACCTTAAAACCTACATAGAAGAAAGACACGCGTACAtaattttgaagtagttacctgtagtgctgTCATCACTGCAACTGAGACCGCAGAATCCACTCgtagatgaaaacatgtttacgtCTGGAAGAATGTTGCCCACTGACGACCACTGTCCATTCTCAACTtgctatgcccatctttacagCTAGATGTCAGTCATACTTACACACTGTAACTCGAAGGTAAGACAGAGTCTCATCTGTATAAGTTGATTTTACCTGTTAATGTTCTAATATTACTCAAATAACATCAGGGGATGaccaaactttgttttttaccaTTGTCTTGAATATTTGTATTGGAATGTTTTACTTACTACATAGTAGTCATGTTTTATTGCTCAACACAATAACATATCATGAAAATAGGAGTAATGTTTTGACTGTTGTATGCGTGAGTGTGAGCTTATGCAAGCAGTGTATGAGGTGGGTGGCCTGGGTCAGTGTGTGGCTCCCAgtctgactttttgtcccagtctggTATCAGGTATCAGATAACAGGTAACATTGTTATTGATGATACTGCAATATAATAATCTACAAACATGAGCAGTTAATGATTTGCTTCTACACTTAATCTGGTGATGTGAGGATGTGTTCACTTCTCAGTGCTTCTAATGATGATAAGCTCATTATTCTTtgccaaactttaatcacttcCTCCTCCACTTCCTGTAAAACCAGCCAATCGGATAGTCAATATATTTTCAAGTTTAGAAAGGGAAAAATAGTCTATGCAGAACTATGAATATTTGTGGAAGGTTAAAGTGCTGATTTTTGTTGATGTTATATTACTAAACCATGGCAAGAATCAGACAAGGGGGTGCCCCCAATCTTTTCTGACAGTATTAGatagttttattaaaattattattatttttcttcttcatctttctgcatttctttgtacttgtttgtttgatttttgtttttacttcagcAATTAGATGATAATCCTTATATTAGTATGGCTACTTCAATTCCATTTGgggcagcagtggctcaggtggtagggCAGATTGTCCAATAACTGGTAGGTTGGCAGCTCAAATCTTGTTTAATCCTAGTTTAATCCTAATCTGTCATTGTGTTCTTGGGCAAGACATTTCACCCACTTTACATCCAGTGTCAGCATCAATGAGTGAATATTTACATATGGAAGTGCAAGTGGTGATTGGAGAAGCCGTTACTGTAGATTGGCTGGcacatttccatcagtctgccacAGTCGAGTTATAGCAACACATGTAGCTGACCATCATCAGGTATGAATGGGAAGTGAATTTATCATGGATGCAAGAAATGAATTGTGGGTGCTTTAAAAACACCAAAGAAACACAGAAGCAATGTTGAAACCTTATAGGAACAAAGACAAATTCTTTTACCCTGCTGGTACCAGACATGCCATTAACAGGACATgacaaaaatatgtattttactcagtctcctTTCCAAACACCTCTGTTGTACACCATTGGAAAACTAATGTAAACTTGAATGATCTACACTATTCCTGGCTACAGTTATAACTATAGATTGAAGGATTTTAAGGGTTTAAAAGATCTTTTGTGTTGGAACAGTCTTTTGACAAGCTTTGATGACATGGTATGCCAGAAACAAGAGCCTTAAAGACTCCTTCTTTAACTCTCCTACTCTAACTAGGTTATAGAACAATCACTGACAGTTATACCACTGGTATTTGCAGTAATAAAACTTTACCAAAGAAAACATCACCTTGACACAGAGCATTGCATGTTTTATATGTCAGCAGTTtctaactaaaaacaaaaacgatAAGACAAGGAAGAACAAACCATAACATCTTTTCATTCATGCATTTATTGAGCTTTTCTagatttttgtctttataaaatatttacaggctATTATAATAGAGGCTGAAACATATGCAAACCTCTCAATTTCATGAAGATACAAAGGTGAATCTCACTCATTCACCATCCAAGCATTTTACCAAGCAGATGTTACCAGCACTGTTGAACAAGGAAACACTTCAGactgtgtttcattttaaagtccAGTAAAATGCTTTCAATGGCCAGAGTTGAGAAATTTATGTTCTTATGTTCCAGAACATTTTACCTTGTATCGATTTGCTTGTATCCATGTCAAGACTTCCTATAAGAAACATGAAGACATGAGGAATGAGGCTGTCCAGAAAGGTGTAATTGTTATCCTTAAGCAGCAGTTGAGACTTCTGTCTTGCTGGTCGACACTGAGGTCTCATCGTCAACAGATCCACCCATTCCAATTGTTGCCAGCATGCAATTACGaaactaaacaaacagaaaattagATAAGGAAAATAAGGAGGAAAAAAGTAGATTTTGAGATCATACTCTGACAGTGAATCAGATTTACAGTCTAGTTCCAAAACTGTCTCCAAATTTTCAATATTTCTATTATTTACTGTTATAGAATACAttatttcttttagaaaaagtGTATCTCCCATCATCTGTCTGTCTACTGTTAGAcatccagtgtgtgtttgcaacACGAGGCATTTTAACTTGATTACAAACACAGAAttgttaaattttcttttacatcttttgatAAATTGATATCTTCCTTTTTATGGGGTAACAAACATCTCGGGACTTATTAGGTACTTCTTCAGAGGCATAAAGCAATGGGTCTGCAGAATCTGATGTATTATTATTGGGCAACAAACctataaaaaagttttttggaTTCAAACAACAGATGCTGACTGGTGCCTCTTAGAAACTAGTGTATATCATCATCAGTTCCAGCACTGGTCAACTCAAATTTACCCCTCTGTCCTTAACAATATTCCTCACGCCCTATTGCAATCTCTACCCTAAAAATCTGGCCACAGTTTAGACAAAATTTCAATCTGTCAGTACTCTCTTTTTAGTCCCCTTTGTGATAATCAAGCTTTTCTGTCTGACAAACTAGACCCTGTATTTGTCCAGCATCAAAGGGCAGGCTTAAGTAAATTCAGCGATCTCTATATACATAGAACATGTGCTATATTTGATGCTCTCACCACCAAATTCTATTTATAACGCTGTAATGTTTTCCCACTATCTTCAGATTCCCCAGTTTGTTTGAATTATCAGTCCACCTTTTCCCTATTGTTCATCCAAAACAAGAAATAGATCTCATTTTGCAAACCCCTCCCTATAAAATTAAAACTGGTAAATCTGAAGTAGTGATAAGTACAGATTAACAGGCCACCTCTGTTGTCTTGTATATCCacctgttcttgtttttttgtatgattttttattattgttttcgtATTGTCCGTATATATAATATGTAGTCTGTGTAACTCCTTCAGTGCAATTGTTGATGTGTACTACCCTCTTTACATACTCTGAGAATGTTGAACATCTctgttctactttttttttttttttttaaaatatgttaaaaaaagaaaaacatgtaattgCTGTATAATAAGAAACCACAGT
Protein-coding sequences here:
- the LOC121636675 gene encoding green-sensitive opsin isoform X1 — its product is MENGTEGKNFYIPMNNRTGLVRSPFEYPQYYLADPWFFKLLGAYMFFLFCTGFPINALTLVVTAQNKKLRQPLNFILVNLAVAGLIMVTFGFTVTIYSCMFGYFSLGPASCAMEGFFATLGGQVSLWSLVVLAVERYIVVCKPMGSFKFTASHSAVGCAFTWIMACSCAVPPLVGWSRYIPEGIQVSCGPDYYTLAPGFNNEAYVMYMFSCHFCFPVFTIFFTYGSLVMTVKAAAAQQQDSASTQKAEKEVTRMCVLMVLGFLLAWVPYASYAAWIFLNRGAAFSAVSMAIPSFFSKSSALFNPIIYILMNKQFRNCMLATIGMGGSVDDETSVSTSKTEVSTAA
- the LOC121636675 gene encoding green-sensitive opsin isoform X2 codes for the protein MGHPNGTEGKNFYIPMNNRTGLVRSPFEYPQYYLADPWFFKLLGAYMFFLFCTGFPINALTLVVTAQNKKLRQPLNFILVNLAVAGLIMVTFGFTVTIYSCMFGYFSLGPASCAMEGFFATLGGQVSLWSLVVLAVERYIVVCKPMGSFKFTASHSAVGCAFTWIMACSCAVPPLVGWSRYIPEGIQVSCGPDYYTLAPGFNNEAYVMYMFSCHFCFPVFTIFFTYGSLVMTVKAAAAQQQDSASTQKAEKEVTRMCVLMVLGFLLAWVPYASYAAWIFLNRGAAFSAVSMAIPSFFSKSSALFNPIIYILMNKQFRNCMLATIGMGGSVDDETSVSTSKTEVSTAA